The genomic DNA AAAGAGATGTTAATCTTAGgtaaatattgaaaattttgttattaGATGGTGGGTAGTTAAATCGCTAGAGacagaggaagacctagaaaaactataagagaaactattaagaaagatctaaagattaatgagttggataaaGATGTGGAATACGATAGAACATTATGACATTGTTTGATCAATGTTTCCCAGTGTTGTGAAATATCAGCGCCGTTGAGGATATCGGTGGTGGTTTTTGGCTCTCCAGCATTGTCAATTTTGGTCGATATGGCTAGATTTTCTGCCATAATCCAATATGGCGGCCGGTATGGCAGGATTTTTGCTCTTCGGCATCGACAACACtgatgtagccgaccccactaagtgggataaggcttagttgtttttgttggttaagCCGCTAGGATTGAGGTAGGGATAAGGGACTTGAGTAATTGTGTGAGGTCTTTGGGTTGATACTTTGTTGACATTGCTGTattaacaaaaacattttcattgCCATTGGAGCAATATTTTTgggaatatatttttaaattcaaatgatTGGAGAAAGAAGTTGGAGTGGTATGAATAGTCCAACCATTAGTGAGGGGCCAAGGTGCAAATCATCTCAATTGTCACAAGTTTGTGACTGCTGAAGAGAATGTCTCTGTAATTAAATCTTGGCTTTTTATGGAACCTTTAACTGCTAGAAGGGCTTTATTATACTTATTGATTGATAGAATTGTCTAGGTTTTCCTTAACCTGAAATGCCCATGTTTACCCAATTGTAGTTCTGTTCTGTCAGATGTGCTAGAGAGACTAAAGACCAAGTCTTAAGTCTTAACAACAAGCATCAGAAATTAGATAGCTACACCTGGGGGGGAGGTAATGTTGGGGTTATGGGTTAGCTAGCTGGTTGTAACTGTTATGGGGAAGGGATTGGAGATCAATTTAAGAGACTAGCGAGTGTACTAGTGTGTATAGGTCAGGGGGATGAAGGGCTCAGGTGAAATATAGAGGCTGGACCTGGATAGAGGGTGGAACTCGATGAGGGGCAAAAATAAGAACAGAAGATAGAAGTAATGACAGAGAAGGAATAGGGGAACCTTTTGGTAAATAACTTAATTAAGTgcctatttatttttaataggtCATTCTAGGAAGCTTACTTAAGTGCTCAttgataagctattttgtaGAGCTTATTGAAATATACAGAAAACACTGCTTTTGTCAGAAGCTATTCGTCAGGCAAATTCAATCACTTAGTCCACAGAGAAGTGCTAGAAACACACTCTTTGAGACTCTTTCCAACACTCACTTTATGATTGGGTGAAATTCATATGGCTCTCTTTTAACGAGTAATGGAGCCCACTGATCTAATGAGACCCCATGTGAATTTCACCAGAATTTATTTCAAGAGTGTTGGGAGAGTATTTTTTTAGCACTCCTCTAAGTCCTTGTTTGTTATTCTAAATATCCTCCAGAATCACATTGAGGAGTGAATTGCCCAGCTGTGTATTTAATATTCTGTAGAACTCAGGCTTAGTTTGAATTAGCTTATGGAAGATGTTAGACAGAGCATCTGAGATACCTTATAAAATGAAGAATAGGAAGCTGAGGGAGCTTTTGATTACAAGTTATACCTATAGGTTTTTGGAGAAACCAGATGAGAGAGCTTTTGATAAAGTTGAGTTACGGAAGCTGATCTCAAATTATGCCAGAATTTATTTCTTATCTAGAAGACTCGGTGATTTTATGATCATTTCAACTTTTCTTTGGTTATATATGCTTATTGAAAAGTTTATTCAAACTATCTTCCAGTGGTGAAGATTCTGCATTTTATTCATATGATGAATTCCGACTATACACTTTACAGAGAACACCCTGTCTTtctcattataattttttttctttctttcacatTCTGACTCAACCCCAAAGGTAATCAAATTACATGAGTTATGACTCCCAGAGTGAGTCTTAGGAACAGATGATACTACCCAATATGCCTCGGAAAGGCCAAATCCACCCAATACCTCTTCTCTAGCTATTTCTTCCCTTCTCTTTTTCCCAACCCCTATTTCTAAAATCATTTTATCCGTTCACTTTCCCTTCAACCTCATCCCTCTTGCGCATGTAAGCCATAAACCCAGAGCGAGGGAAAAAAAGGAACACAAAAAAAGCGCCTCATGTATGTGGAACCCCCAATCCCACCGCAAAACACAATCCCACTGGCTTTATTCCACTGTATTTTTTTCCTCACAGGCTTTATTAATATGCATGGCATTATCTATCACCAATCTCTGTTGAAAATATTAGCTTAAGTTAATTGATGCTGCAGTGCAATGACGAGTTGACACATGGTTACAGTACAAGTAATGTCAGATTTCATACATGTGacatatttttccttttattcaatttgtttttcacTTAGACAAAAATCTTAGGAAATCAGGTGTGAGAAAAATTTACATCattgttggttttttttcttttctttttccggGAGACTGCATTCTTTTGCATATATGCACAgaatgtagaaaatatttcgTTGTTTACTTGAGCATCTTGTagatatttgttatattaattagtttattCCACAAGTTTTACACTGCATTCAGGGTGCAGGTATGCAGTTATTATATATCTCCTGTTGCATAAACCACAGATATTTTCTAGCATCATAATTGTCAGGTCATTTCCATTGGTAGAAACGTTGTAGTCAGAACTCAGACCATACATTTAATGTCTTTGATTTGTGATTTTGACAAATGACAAGTTGAAACTACGTCTCCTTCAGTCATATGTTGAATTACTGCCTTTTCAGTCgagtattttattttctgcTTGATTGGTTACTTATGcctattgaaataaaaaattatgatttttttaattttttggcaGGCCGAGGCAAGATGACAAGTGGGAACACGATCTTTATAATGATGATGTTGAACAAGAACAACCGCGTACCACTAGTATGGATCGATTCTGTTATTCTCATATTCAAGTATAAGTTACAACTGTTGGATGCCAATAGTTctttttttatgggttttgaCTGTTTGTTAATGGCTTGTGAAGATCGCAAAGTTACTGGTCAAGATCTCCGTGTTAAGCTTCAAAAGAAAGGTCTTCAACCTGCAACTCGGAGTGGAAAGAGTTCTACCCCAAGCACCAGGGATCTTCGTGAAAGACTATCAGGGACAATGAATACACAACCTAAAAACTCCGACCCACCAAAGTCAAAAGTGATTGCTAAACCGAGCAGTAAAAGTGTTGGTGCTGAGGCTCCTGCAGTCAAAAGACCAGCTAACCCAGCTCCTAAAAAGGCCCGGAAGGTAATATTGTCATAACTTTTTCAACAGTCCACTTAAACCGATTGCTTGACATCTTTGTTGTCAGTCTTGGTGTGCGCCATGTTCCATTGTCCCTTTTTCTTTTACATGTATGTGTGCTATTGCATTCCCTGTTAAACAGGGGTATGTCTTTtgagatatgcatgaatctttatctttatattGAAGAACTAAACATGGAGAATCCGTTTAGATTTCTTCTCAGTTAGTGCTTGCTTAGAGGGTATATTGATGGTCGGCTAGTACTGTAATGCAATGTGTTTGGTTATGGAGTAAATAAAGTGCAAAAAAGTCTTACATTTTCATCTTTCACTACATAAATCTTGGTACCACAAGTATAGTACTCTGAATGTCTTACCTTTTTATTGTATCTACAAGAAGGTAATCAATTGTAGTCAGTTCACATGCATACAACAAAAAGCTGCTACCTACACTTGTGGATACGAATAATATCCTTTGAATCAAATTCAAGATAATAGTAGTTTCAGGTGTTAGGTTTTAGCGTGGTTGTTGATTGTCATTTTatgttcaatttaatttattagtttCTTTACTAAGTAAAAGTAAATTAAAAGGATataaatttcttcttttcttcttttacaGGCTGGTACTACAGTGGATGAATTTTTGCTGACCTTGGGTCTCGAAAAGTATCTCATAACTTTTCAGGCTGAAGAAGTATGTCAAACGTCTACTTCTCTTTTTTTTGCTAATAGCCTACTTCTCTTTTTCCTCTGCTGGAGAAAGTTCATTATCTTAACTGGGTTTTAATTAGGTTGTCAAGAGTTCATATTCTATGTAAAAgctgattttcttttttctttttcaggttGATATGACAGCTCTCAAACATATGACTGATGAGGACCTCAAGGTTATGGGTATACCAATGGTACGCAATGCATCAAACTAGTCTtgaacttgtgtttttttttttcttcctgtttTATTCAGTAATATTTTGAAGTTCTACAGGTAATGTAACTTTTGGTTTGCTAGACTGTAAATATcatgttatttctttttgacaatGGTATCATGctcttaacatttttttgtttgtttgtttgttgtgattatgatataatagttttttttacttCATAAATGGTTTTACTATACATTGTTCGTGAAGACAACTTCTACGTTgatattcaaataattcaatCATTCTTCACTATCCTGCCGTGTTGCAAACATGTTTTATAAAGGAATATTATGATGTGAAAAGATGGTTGAAACATGTTTAAATGTtgtgttatatatttatattgttggtgtacAATTATTAAACTCTATTTTAAAGTAGTATCGAGCTTTGGGTTCCTGTCGTGGCCGGAGTTTCAGACATCGTTTTAGTATATGTTAAGTATTTAACTTATGTCTTCATGTCATGATGACTGCGTTTTGCCTTGCTTTGAGATAAGCTAAGCATACTCGTTTGATCTGTGTTCGATTTGGTAATactctttatattttgttaaaaacacATTGTGATTATATATTATTGGTTCTAGGGGCCAAGAAAGAAGATACTTTTAGCGTTGGAGTCAAAAGTCTGACAACTTATGTTGGAGTTGATGTTGTTAGCTGGATGATCCTGCTGCTTGTAGACAATAGGGGAAGATGGATTAACATCTCAAAACTAAGTGTAATAGCATGTCTCTAACTATTttcagatttcttgttttacttcccctatttttttttagacatgaATCAGGTtagttttgtagtttatttgGCAAAATCCTTCAATCTCCTAGATTTCTTATTTGTACTTAGTAATTAATGGAATTCAGGAGTTTGCCTTTTGACATTGTCTGAGGTTTTAATTTATCAATGGGTTTTAAACcgaaatttttcaattttgcataACTTTAAGAGCTACTACTGGATGCCTCATTTTCCATAACTTTAAGAGCTTCTACGGGAGTCGTCGATATCCATACTTTCGATTTTGGTTGTTAACCCTACCACCAGGAAAACGCGGCACAACAAGTGCATTAATAAGTGTCACTATcagttttatattaaatataaagttTGCAAAGCCAGATCTAAATTCTACCATTGTCACTTCAGATGACTCACCATTGCTGTTGTCACCCAGAACCCTCTACCACTGTGGCTCAAAACATTCCACCATTATCACCACAACTGCCACATGCTACGTTTGCTTTTTCAAAACGGCTTACTACCAAACCATGTTCTCTGTCATGGTTATGCCAACTAATAATTAGGTTCTCACTACCATCAAAACAATTGTCAAactttcaaagttgatgatgaaaCCTCCTAAAACGTTTTAGAACTGATCGTTTTATTTGCTGTATAGAAAAATACTGCCACCATTGCTTCCAACAATTGTATTGTGTAATGGCCCACATTGACTTATTTTCATaaagctaaaatatggttttagtccctgcaaatatgcctcgttttggttttaatccctgcaaaaaaaaaatgtttttggtccctgcaaaattttttgttttttaaaatagtccctgaccccacttttgtgatgatttgcatacgtggcacattataactgaaccaattttgtagtttttggtccatgcaaaatattttgtttttaaaaaaggtccttgcaaagttttttgtttttgaaagtagtcgagggactattttcaaaagttttttgtttttgaaaatagtcgagggactattttcaaaaacaaaaaattttgcaggacaaaaaacaaatttttttttgcagggactaaaaccaaaacgaggcatatttgcaaggactaaaaccatattttagccttttcaTAAATCTAGATGAAAAGAAGGTTTGGGGTTTCTCCTTGTGCTCAAAATATGTAAATATGTGATTAacgaaaaattatttatttatagtttttttttttgacaagctatttatttatagttaaCGTTTGCATTAGAATATGCTGctaaaagataatataataattaatcgaacc from Medicago truncatula cultivar Jemalong A17 chromosome 8, MtrunA17r5.0-ANR, whole genome shotgun sequence includes the following:
- the LOC25500333 gene encoding ankyrin repeat and SAM domain-containing protein 6, producing MYADRVESGARRSVKERLDGSISVSTRNQRQVTGKRPRQDDKWEHDLYNDDVEQEQPRTTNRKVTGQDLRVKLQKKGLQPATRSGKSSTPSTRDLRERLSGTMNTQPKNSDPPKSKVIAKPSSKSVGAEAPAVKRPANPAPKKARKAGTTVDEFLLTLGLEKYLITFQAEEVDMTALKHMTDEDLKVMGIPMGPRKKILLALESKV